From the Streptomyces kaniharaensis genome, the window TTCGCTCGAACCGCCCGTCTCGGCCCCGATCCTGACCATCTGTCCGTTTCGGGGTGGTTCGTTCCTCAGACCCCCTCTGACCTGGGGTGGACGGAATTCTCCCCGTAGTACTAAAGCGCACGCCCGTTTTTGGTGCCGAAAATGCCGCCTGACCTGCGGTTTTGTGGTCCCCAAAACGTGACACGTCGGGGGTGGCATCGATGATCCGTTTTGCCCGCTGACGGCACGTGGCAGAGCAGTAGATCTTGACCCGCTTGCCGGTGCCGGGGGCGAACGACTTCCGGCAGCGTGCGCACTTCGGGCGCTTCGGGGGGCGGGTCTGGCTGACGGCATCAGCAGACGCGGATACGCTGGACAACAGGCCTCGGATCGGTGATAGGTGACGAGGTCGGCAATGAGGTCCGGGAGTTGTCTAGGCGCCCGGACCTTTGCCGTTTCTGGAGTTAGAGCACTGATCCTGCCGCATCTGACGGGCCTCAGAGAGACGAACTCGCCGATGGGACTGGTGGGGTTCCAACGAACCGAAGAAGGCCCGGACCGCAGGGTTGGTCCGGGCTGCCGTTCGGTCAGCGCGTGCGCCGCGTGGACGTCCTCGGCCGAGGGATTGGCCGTGTGCCTGCCGAACGCGGGAGCGAACGCCTGCCTCACCGATCCCGGGGGGCTCCGCCCGCCCGGACCCCCGGCCACCTCCAAGGGGGGAAAGGGCTTCGTGATCTTGTTCAGGTGAGTGGGTGGTACGGGTCAACCCGGCGGGGTTCCCCTCGATGGTCGGCACCCAAGGGCTAGCACACCGCCCGGGGGGCCCGGCCCGACCGCGCGCGCCCGCGACCGACTTGGAAGCAGGTGCCGGACCCCCCGAACGGCGCGCTCGGTCTGAAGACTGCCGCCCACCGAGGGGAACCCCGCACAGCCCGACCCCTGGCGCGGGCGGGCGGCGGGGACCGGGCGCGGCTACGGGCTCCAGCTCCACTCGCTTCTTCTCCAGCCCTCAGTACCGCACCGGGTAGTGCTGCGAAGCGAGGACGGGGGGCGATCCACGCGTAAGCGAAGCGCGGGGGTATAGCTCGCTTCCAGGAATCAGGCGTGCAGGCCACACGCCTGATTCCTGGAAGCCTCACCGTACGGGTCAGCCGGGCGGGGAGGTCTGGCTGACCTGGGTGAGGAGGCGTTCCCAAGTGCGTGTTGACCCGCCGTGCTGTTGGGCAAGGGATGCTGCGATGCGATGGCGGGGGGTGTCGCCAGCAGTGCTGAGGGCTGCGGTCGCAGTGTGCAGACGGGGATCACCCTCGTAGGCGTGTGCCTTGCGCGGGCCTTTTCCTGTGCCTGGCGGCCGGCCTCCTCCCTTCCCCTGCCCGGGCGGGTTCTTCCGGCGTTCCTCAATGTCACAGCGGGGCCACACCCGCACGCTGTAGACGGTCTTTCCTGCTGAGATGTAACCCTGGGTCGCGTAGGCGCGGACGGTGCTGGCCGTAACGCCGAGTACGGCGGCCGTCTCTTCGTCGTTGAGAAGGTCGTCGGGATGTTCTCCGGCGGGCAGCACAGGGATGGGTCCGCCCGCGAGGTAAGCACGAGCTTGAGCCAGGTCGTAGATCAGGATGCGGCTGCGAGGAAAGAGGCTTGCTACGCGCTGACGGAAGGCGGGGGCATCACGTCGCCTCCATGTGGCGATGGGGACGCCAGCCTGCTCGGCGATATCGGCTTCATTGATCACTGGTCGGTTACGGGGGATCACAATCGTGTTCCTTGAGCAGCTGTCGAGTCACGGACGGGCCCTTGTAGGCTGGTGGTACTTCCTTACGCTGGCGCTTCGTCGGCACGGATGTTGGTTAAGGGCCGGTGGTGTGCCGGGTCGCTCCGCGTGAGTGGCTCTCCGCCGGCCCTTTCATCAGTTCCATCCAACGGCGGACTTCGCGCGGACTGTGGAGCCTGACCACCTTGACGCCCTGATCGGCTGTCTCGGATACCTGTTGGACGTAGCGGGGCCGGTTGTTCCGGTACTTGCGGATGGCGGTGCGCAACAGCGACCGGCGGCTGAAGAATGCTTTGCTCCAGGTCAGTCGCCGTGCTTGTGGGCTGTCCTCGTATCCGGTGAGCTGATAGAGGCTACGGCGCACTATGCGGTACATGATCAGGGGTAGCTGAAAGTCGAGCCACACGAGTACGTCGGCGCGGTGCCAGACGACGTCGGCCAGCTTGGAGAAGTTCCCTTCGACGATCCACGTGTCTTGCCGTGTGATCTCTCCTGCCTGCCGGCGGAACTCGGGCAGCGGCAGGGGGCCGTCAGGGGTGAAGAGAAGGTCATCGAGGTCTGTGTGTGGGTGGCCGAGTTCTGCCGAGAGCCACCTAGCCAGAGTGGATTTTCCTGTGGCGGGTGGTCCGAAGAGTGCGATTTTCCGCATGGATTCCTCGTCTTTTCGGGGAGCGGCGTCCGGGCTTCACCAGGCCTTCGGGCTAGCGGTCACATCACCCCCACCGGGTCTTGCCATTTCAAACATTACAGCATTCAGACTCGTTACAGCCGTTCGAGACTTGCGGGCCCAGCCGCTTGCGGCTGTCCTTTAGCCCGCCCGCGCCCGAAGGGCGCTCTGGGGGCGGGCCCAGCCGCTTGCGGCTGTCCTTTAGCCCGCCCGCGCCCGAAGGGCGCTCTGGGGGCGGGCCCAGCCGCTTGCGGCTGTCCTTTAGCCCGCCCGCGCCCGAAGGGCGCTCTGGGGGCGGGCCCAGCCGCTTGCGGCTGTCCTTTAGCCCGCCCGCGCCCGAAGGGCGCTCTGGGGGCGGGCCCAGCCGCTTGCGGCTGTCCTTTAGCCCGCCCGCGCCCGAAGGGCGCTCTGGGGGCGGGCCCAGCCGCTTGCGGCTGTCCTTTAGCCCGCCCGCGCCCGAAGGGCGCTCTGGGGGCGGGCCCAGCCGCTTGCGGCTGTCCTTTAGCCCGCCCGCGCCCGAAGGGCGCTCTGGGGGCGGGCCCAGCCGCTTGCGGCTGTCCTTTAGCCCGCCCGCGCCCGAAGGGCGCTCTGGGGGCGGGCCCAGCCGCTTGCGGCTGTCCTTTAGCCCGCCCGCGCCCGAAGGGCGCTCTGGGGGCGGGCCCAGCCGCTTGCGGCTGTCCTTTTCGCGCGCCTCACGGCCCGCCTGTGGCGGGCCGTGAGGTTGTGGTGACGGTGTGCTACATCCTAGGGAACAGTGCCCGCGCGGCCATCGGGTACATGTGGAGCCTGCGGAGGTAGTCCGCCTGGAACGCGCTTCGGGCTGCGATCTCGTCGGCGCGCATATCCCCCACCCCCTTCTTGGTCTTCACGATGACCCCGTCGATGATGCTGATTCCCGCGCCTCCGAGATCGGAGAACACGTTGATGCGGAGATGCAGGTACACCTGCCCTTCCTGCTCAGTGATGGTCACCGCATAAGCCAGATCCGCCAATGGGTAGACGTGCGTGGCTCGGGACCGGGCGAGCGACCCGCCGTCGAGGATTTCGGGGCGCAGTGCTCGAAGGTAGTGAGCAAGCGTCGCGCGGGTCGTCGCGCGGAGCGGTACATCGATGTCCTCCGGGTCGAACTCCCGGACAGTGGGCCGCCGCCACAGCCCGGCCTCACCGGTAGCACAGGCACGGATGATCTCGTCATACATCGTTCGCAACTTGCGGTGAATGTAGGCGATATCTGCGTGAAAGTCCGGGTTGGCGAGAC encodes:
- a CDS encoding DNA-binding protein, with translation MIPRNRPVINEADIAEQAGVPIATWRRRDAPAFRQRVASLFPRSRILIYDLAQARAYLAGGPIPVLPAGEHPDDLLNDEETAAVLGVTASTVRAYATQGYISAGKTVYSVRVWPRCDIEERRKNPPGQGKGGGRPPGTGKGPRKAHAYEGDPRLHTATAALSTAGDTPRHRIAASLAQQHGGSTRTWERLLTQVSQTSPPG
- a CDS encoding P-loop NTPase family protein, coding for MRKIALFGPPATGKSTLARWLSAELGHPHTDLDDLLFTPDGPLPLPEFRRQAGEITRQDTWIVEGNFSKLADVVWHRADVLVWLDFQLPLIMYRIVRRSLYQLTGYEDSPQARRLTWSKAFFSRRSLLRTAIRKYRNNRPRYVQQVSETADQGVKVVRLHSPREVRRWMELMKGPAESHSRGATRHTTGP